AGTTAGTACTTACTAGCCACATCGACCAGTTAGGCAATCGTGATTACAAACTGATCATCAAAGAGACTAAGTTAAAAGAAGCAGAGCTACGTGAAGTTCTGCAGCTTATACAGCAACTAGACCCGCGACCAGGCAGCAAAATTACCCCGGATGAAACCGAGTATGTTGTCCCTGATGTATCGGTGTTTAAAGATCTAGGTAAGTGGTTAGTCACCATCAACCCAGATAGCGTACCAAAGCTGAAAGTGAACCAGCAGTACGCCGACTTAGGCAGTAAAGGCAATAGTGCTGACAACCAATACATTCGCTCCAACTTGCAAGAGGCAAAATGGCTAATTAAAAGCCTAGAGAGCCGAAATGAGACCCTACTCAAAGTTGCGCGATGCATTGTTGAACATCAGCACGATTTCTTCGAACATGGTGAAGAAGCCATGAAGCCTATGGTGTTGAATGACGTCGCTCTTGCAGTCGACATGCATGAATCCACAATTTCTCGTGTTACGACACAGAAGTTCATGCACACACCACGAGGCATCTTTGAGCTGAAATACTTCTTCTCTAGTCATGTCAGCACAGACAACGGCGGAGAGTGTTCATCAACAGCAATTCGTGCGCTGATTAAGAAACTGGTGGCTGCTGAAAACACAGCGAAACCACTCAGCGACAGCAAGATTGCTGCTTTACTGGCTGACCAAGGAATTCAGGTAGCTAGAAGAACCATAGCAAAATACCGTGAATCTTTAGGCATTGCCCCTTCGAGTCAGCGTAAACGCCTGCTATAGGGCACTAACTGAAAAGGAAAGTCTATGCAAATCAATATTCAAGGCCATCACGTTGATCTTACCGATTCAATGCAAGACTATGTTCACACCAAATTTGAAAAGCTTGAACGCTTTTTTGAGCACATTAATAACGTTCAAGTCGTATTGAAAGTTGAGAAAATCAATCAGATTGCGGAAGCAACGCTTCATGTCAATCAAGGCGATATTCATGCGACAGCTACCGATGAAAATATGTATGCTGCAATTGATTCATTAGTTGATAAACTCGTTCGCCAACTCAACAAGCACAAAGAAAAGCTAAGTAGTCACTAACATGCAATTAAGCGAAGTACTTTCATTGGACTGCACCAAAAGTGCAGTTCAATGCACAAGCAAGAAAAGAGCTCTAGAAATCATCAGCCAAATCGCAGCCGAGAGCTGTGGTCAAGACTCAACAGAGTTGTTCGAGTGCATGCTGAGTCGAGAGAAAATGGGCAGTACTGGCATCGGAAATGGTATCGCTATTCCCCATGCTCGTATGAATGTCAGCGACAAAGCGATCGCTGTTCTATTACAGTGCCAAGACCCTATCGAGTTTGATGCGATCGATAACCGCCCTGTTGATCTGCTATTTGCACTTTTGGTTCCTAGCGAGCAATGCAAAGAGCATCTTAAAACGCTTTCTTGCATGGCAGAACGACTCAACGATAAGCAAACGCTGAAACAACTGCGCAATGCACAAAGCGATCAAGAGCTTTACGACATTATGATCCAAGTGCCGACTTGCGAGCAATAACATGCGCCTTATCGTAGTTAGTGGTCAATCAGGCGCTGGCAAAAGCGTTGCATTGCGAGTTCTTGAAGATCTCGGGTATTACTGTGTTGATAACTTACCTGTTAACCTGCTCGGTAACTTCGTTGAGTCAGTCAAAGAGATCAATCAAAACGTTGCAGTAAGCATCGATATACGCAACCTGCCTAAAGAACCTCATCTTGTCACAGAGACACTGGCTCAATTAGAAGATGCCGCCAATATTGATGTTAGCGTGCTGTTTTTAGATGCAAACAAACAAACACTGCTCAAGCGCTATAGCGAAACGCGCCGCATCCACCCACTTTCTCTGGGTGACGATAAGCTCTCTCTAGAACAAGCCATCAACCTCGAGAAGCAGCTGCTTTCTCCACTGGCTGACCAAGCCGATATTTTGATTGATAGTAGTAATTGCAACCTCTACGAATTGAGTGAGCAGGTACGCCTTAAAGTTGAAGGCAAAGAGAAGCAAGAGCTGATTATTGTTTTTCAATCCTTTGGTTTTAAATACGGTTTACCTAGCGATGCAGACTATGTGTTTGATGTTCGTTTCCTGCCAAACCCTCACTGGGAGCCAGATCTCAGACCGCTAACTGGACTTGATGCTCCGATTCACTCTTTCCTAGAAAAACACCAGGAAGTGATCGAACTGAAGCAGCAGATTCAAGGTTTTGTCGAGCAATGGTTGCCAATGTTAGAAAAGAACAATCGCAGTTACCTAACGGTAGCAATTGGTTGTACTGGTGGTAAACACCGCTCTGTCTACCTGACTCAAAAGATCGGTGAATACTTTGACCAACTGGGCCACCAAGTACAGATTCGACACGCTTCATTAGAAAAAAACCAACAGGCCTAAATCATGGAATTGACCCGCACTGTACTCATTCAAAACCGTTTGGGGCTTCATGCTCGCGCAGCAGTAAAACTGGTCGAGCTTGCCCAGAGCTTCAATGCCACTTTGACCATTCATAGTGAAGATGAGAAAAGCGCGACAGCAGACAGTGTTATGGGATTACTCATGCTTGAATCTGCACAAGGTCAGCACATTCGCATTCAAGCTGAAGGCGACGATGCTCAACAGGCACTTGATGCTGTCTGCCACCTAATCGAAGATAAATTTGACGAAGGCGAGTAACTGAAACCGGGCAATGCCCCACCACAGCCTCGCCTTCCAACGCCTACCAAGCCTAAATCTTAGTTCTCCATAAGTTAATGATTTAACTACGTCGTAGAATTAAGTTACTATTCCTAACATCCATAGAATAATGAGAAGAGGAGGAAAACATGGCAGAGCAATTTGAATTTGACCAAGCTCACCAAACCCTCCAAGAAGTCAGCGAAGCCCTTGAAAACGGCCGATTTGTTCACGTACGTCGACAACTTCAGGACATGGAGCCTGAAGATATTGCACACCTTTTAGAAGCCTCCCCTCGCAAGAGTCGTGATGTACTTTGGCAACTTACCGATCCTGAAGACTACGGTGAAATTCTTGATGAGCTGAACGAAGACGTTAAGGATGCGTTGGTGTCGAAGATGGCACCAGAGATGCTCGCAGAGGCAACCGAAGGGATGGAGACCGATGACGTCGCCTACGTACTTCGAAGCCTGCCCGATGATGTTTCTCGTGAAGTTCTATCACAGATGGACTCAGCAGACCGAGCCTTGGTCGAGACTGCGCTGTCTTATCCAGAGGACTCTGCTGGTGCATTGATGAACACCGACGTAATCACCATTCGTGGTGATGTCGACGTCGATGTCGTTCTGCGCTATCTACGCATACGCGGTGAGCTGCCGGATGCGACGGACACGCTATACGTGATTGATGAAGATGAGCGTTTAATCGGTAATCTATCTCTAACTACACTGATTACCACTCAACCAGAAACCCTTGTTTCTGAAGTGATGGATGACGCTGATGAAGCGATCGCTGTTGAAACCAGCGCTTCCGATATCGCGAGCCTATTTGAGCGTCGTAACTGGGTATCGGCTCCAGTTGTTGATGAAAACCAACATCTTGTCGGTCGTATCACCATCGATGACGTGGTTGACGTGATTCGTGAAGATGCCGAGCACTCAATGATGAGTATGGCGGGTATGGACGATGACGAAGATACCTTCGCGCCTGTCGTAAAGTCTGCACGTCGTCGTAGTGTCTGGCTTGGTGCAAACGTGTTAGCCGCCCTTGCAGCCGCTTCGGTTTCGAATATGTTTGAAGCAACCCTCGACCAAATGGCAGCCATTGCGGTACTGATGACCATCGTACCTTCAATGGGTGGTGTAGCAGGTAACCAAACCGTCGCTCTGGTTATTCGTGGTCTAGCACTTGGTCACATTGGTGACAGTAACAAGCGAGAGCTATTGCTAAAAGAAGCCGCGATCGGTTTCCTCAATGGTGTCTTATGGGCATGCATCATCGGCGGTATCGTTGTGGCTTGGAAAGGCAACTGGATACTTGGCGGGATCATTTCTGCGGCAATGCTGACCAATTTAATCGTGGCAGGTATTGCTGGGGTAACCATCCCTGTGATGCTGAAGAAGATGAATATCGACCCAGCACTGGCTGGAGGTATGGCGTTGACTACCGTGACCGACGTGATTGGACTATCGGTATTCTTGGGCTTAGCAACAATACTCATCTAGTCTGAATGAGTGGCAGCTTTGAGCGAGAAGCTTAAGTCTAGACACTAAATAACCAAAGGGAGCCAGCGGCTCCCTTTTTAATTGTTCAGATTTGCGAAATGTGATTGGTATTACTCGCCTGCTACTTTCATCGACTCAAGCAAGATCGAGCCGGTTTGAATCTGTGAGCGTGTCTCTACATCGCTACCAACCGCAACAATCTGATTGAACATATCTTTCAGATTACCTGCAATCGTCACCTCAGACACTGGGTATTGAATCTCACCATTTTTAACCCAGAAGCCTGCGGCTCCACGAGAGTAATCCCCCGTTACTGTGTTTACGCCTTGCCCCATCACTTCGGTCACAAGCAAACCCGTGCCTAGCTCTTTTAGCATTTGCTCGAAGTTCTGACCCGTCGATTGAACAAACCAGTTGTGAATACCACCAGCATGGCCCGTTGGCGTCATATCCATCTTACGTGCCGCGTAGCTAGTCAGCAGGTAAGTCGCTAATACACCATCAGTAATAATCTCTCGGTCTTGTGTATAGACACCTTCACTATCAAATGGGCTCGACGCTAAGCCGCGTAAGATATGGGGACGTTCAGAGATATTGAACCATTCTGGTAAGATTTTCTCGCCTAGGTGATCCAATAAAAATGACGCTTTACGGTAAAGGTTGCCGCCACTGATCGCCATAACGAGGTGTCCGATGAGGCCCGTTGCTACATCGGCTGCAAACATGATCGGGTATTGACCGGTTGGTAGCTTCTTAGCATCCAAACGACTAATGGTCTTTTCTGCTGCTTCTTGACCCACACGCTCAGGCGTCCACAGCTCGTCACGGTGACGTGCAACGGTGTAGCTGTAGTCTCGTTCCATTTCTCCATTAATGCCCTGTCCAATCACACAACAACTCGTGCTGTGGCGGCTTGAAGCATAACTTGCAAGCAGACCGTGGCTATTGCCGTATACCTTTACGCCGTAGTGACTATCGTAGCTAGCACCATCGCTTTGCTTGATCTTATCGCTGTACGCGAGTGCTTGCTTCTCAGCCGCAATCGCGATTTCAGCCGCATAGTCAGGGTTTGGCTCATCAGGGTGGAACAGATCTAAGTCTGGAATCTCTTTAACCATGAACTCTTTAGGAGCCGGCCCTGCATAAGGATCTTCAGAGGTGTATTGAGCGATATCTAAAGCCGCCGCCACGGTTTGGGCGATCGCCTTTTCGCTCAAATCAGATGTAGATGCACTGCCTTTTTGTTGGCCGCGATAAACAGTAATACCAAGGGCACCATCACTATTAAATTCAACGTTTTCAACCTCACACATGCGTGTAGAGACACTCAAACCTGTTGATTTAGTAATAGCCACCTCTGCAGCATCGGCACTGACTGAAGCCATATCTAACGCTTTTGCTACTGCTGCTTCTAGCTCAACACGTTGCTGAGCGACTTGCTGTTTTACATCCATATCTATTCTATTTTTGAAGGTCTATATTACGTAGGATAACAAGAATTTCGCTTTCTCCCCAAGATTCTTGCTAAAATAGCGGATATATTCGATTGAGATAGTGATATAGGCAAATAAGATGGCTCGCAAAAACCAAAAAGCCCCGTGGGAACCAGAAGAAGAAATCATCTGGGTAAGTAAGACGGAAATGAAAGAGGACATGGAAGCGCTGCAAAAGTTGGGCGAGGAACTCGTGGAGCTTAAGCCTTCTGTACTAGAGAAGTTCCCTCTGTCTGAAGATTTGGCGGAAGCGATTAAAGATGCACAACGCTTTAAAAATGAAGCGAAACGTCGTCAACTGCAGTACATCGGTAAAGTGATGCGCAACGAAGATCCAGAGCCAATTCAAGCGGCTCTAGATAAAGTTCGTAACAAACACTCTCAAGCAACCGCTGAGCTGCACAAGCTTGAGCAATTACGCGACCGTATTGTTGAAGACGGTGATACAGCTATCTCTGAAGTGGTTGAAGCGCACCCTGAAGCAGACCGTCAGCGTCTACGTCAATTAGCGCGTCAGGCAAACAAAGAGAAAAAAGCGGGTAAGCCGGCAAAAGCGTACCGCGAGATCTTCCAAGTTCTAAAAGAACTTAAGCAAGACGAGCTATAAGACTCATCACGCGATCAACAAAGCCTAGCTTCTGCTAGGCTTTTTCATATCTGCGTACTTGCTACTAAGCTCCATATAAATTATAAGCTCAATATTTTAGGTCGAAAGATCACTCGCCAGCACGGACAAAAGAGGCCAATTCAGGCTGTGGGTGTTGCGCTGTGAGTGCATCTATCGCCTCCGCCACCAACACCTGCCCTTTAGCCACAAAGGCAAACTTGTTAGCAATACTGCGAGCATCTCCTAGGTGGTGAGTCACCATGATTACCGTAACATTTCGTTCCGCGGCTAGTTGTTTCACCAAGGCTAACATCTCTTCTCGCAACAAAGGGTCCAGCGCAGAGAATGGTTCGTCTAACAACCAAATAGGGTGTGGCTGCACAAAACACCGAGCTAATGCGACACGCTGACGCTGTCCACCAGAAAGATGCTCCGGTAATCGATCAAGATACTGTTCGACACCGACTTGCTCTGCCGCTTGTTGTACTTGCTGTTGCTGCGCTTTGGTTAGTTTAAGGCCTGGGTGCAGCCCTAAGCCGATATTTTCTCTAACCGTAAGGTGCGCAAACAAATTGTGCTCTTGAAATAACATAGCAAGTGGACGCTGGTAAGCATCCAAACCAACAAGCGATTGACCGGAAACCGAAATAGCGCCTGATGACGGTTCTATGAATCCCGCAATCAATGCCAGCAAGGTCGACTTACCCGCACCACTCGGCCCCATCAAGGCAACAACATCACCTTGTTCAGCCATAAAATCAAAATGAAACAGCTCCTGATGATAGTGGTAATCAACCTCTTGCATCACTAACATTAGGCACCTCTCTGGTTAGATGTTCGAGTAAATAAGAATTCAATTAAACTAAAGCTGCCAACGCTCAGCATCAGCAAGCTCACTGAAACCACAGCAGCAGCCTCCATCTGATAACTGCCTAGTAACTGGAATAGATACAGAGGGAGAGTTCTAAAATCGGCACTGCCAAACAGTGCAATGGCACTCAAGTCCCCCATCGACAACATGAAACTAATCGAGAAGGCTTGCGCCATAGGTTTACGCAGCGCTCGCCACTCCACCAGCTTAAACCGGTGCCAACCTTTCATACCTAAACTCGCGCACAAATACTGATATTGCTGAGCAACGTGCAGCATCGGCTGAGCTAAGTTTTTGATCACATACGGGAGCGCCATTAAGCTATTAACGGCAATCACAACAAAAAAGGCCAAGCTAAACACGTCGGTTATCGAACGTAACAGCAGGAAGATACCAGTACTCACCACTAAGCCGGGGGTCACCAATATAATAGTACCTATCAATTCGATCTTATCGGCGCGAAATGACTTGTTTTGCAAGCGCCATGCTCGACTGGTCATCAAAATGGCCACTCCAACCAAAAGCGCAATCACACTCGCACTGAGCGCTACTTTCAATGAATTAAACAAAGCTAACCAAAACGGTTCACTGGTTAACACCGCCATCGCTTCACTGTTTAAGCCACCCACAATGACCATCAACAGTGGCGGTAAAACCAGTAATGAGGCTACGATGATCCAAAAGCTGTCCCAAGCTTTTGAGCTATAGGTGTCCTTAACCAAAAACTTCGCTTCAGACAGTTGACCAACGCTGACAGAAACAGGCTTAGAAAGGCGTTGAATACTCACCGCTAGTACACCACAGAGTAGCATCTGCCATATCGCTAGTAGAGCACCGGCTTGCAGATCAAAATCAAATTTAATCGCTTGATAGATAGCAAGCTCGATGGTTGTCGACTTAGGACCACCGCCCAATGCCATCACAGTTGCAAAACTGGTAAAGCAGAGCATAAAGACTAAACCACACACATGCGGCAGCTGCTGCTTAAGGCGCGGCCATTCAACCCACTTAAATTTATCCCAGTGACTCATTCCAAGGTGTGCACATAACTTGTGTTGCTCAACCGGAACCGTATCTAAAGCTTGTAACAACAATCGACTTGCATAAGGCAGATTGAAAAAGACATGCGCAAGCAAAATGCCATTCAACCCATAGATAGAAAATGGCAAGTCCATATCAATAGCTTGAAGCAGTTTCGCCAGCCAACCACTATTACCATAGATGGCCAAAATACCAAATACGCCGACCAATACTGGCAGAACCAAAGTGGAAGCAAACAGCCTTAGCAGTAGGGAACGACCTGGGAATTGGCGGCGAGATAAGGCATGTGCCACAGGAACCGCAAATACAACGCTCAATAACATGGATAGCGTTGCTTGATAAAAACTGAATTTGGTAACGTGCCAGTAATATGGATCAGACCATACTTGGCTGATATCAAGAGAAGGGGCATTGCTTAGCAATGCCCCTACTGATGAAACCACAAAGGCGGTAATGGTCAACGCGACCCAAATACCCACCTTAGGTGTATTCTTTAACATAAAGAGTGATTATCTCGATGTTGAGCCTCTAATGGGAATAGAGGCTCAATGCCCAACATCGGGCTCTTAATTAAAAAGTCAGGGCGTTTTGCCACTCACGAATCCACGGCTTGCGCTTCTCAGCCACTTCTTCAGAAGTGAAGCTTAGGGATTTATTAGGCATCGTCAGCTGTTCAAACCCTTTTGGTAGCTCGACATCCGTCACTGGGTACATCCAGTTGCCCGTTGGCATCGCCGATTGGAATTCGTCACTCAGAATGAACGCCATGAACTCATCAGCTAGCTTCTCATTATCGCTGCCTTTCACTTTTGCAGCCACTTCAACTTGCGTGTAATGACCTTCCGCAAAATCAGCAGACGCATATTTCGTGTCACTCTCAGCGATGATGTGGTAAGCCGGAGAAGTCGTGT
The Vibrio pelagius genome window above contains:
- the yjgA gene encoding ribosome biogenesis factor YjgA; this encodes MARKNQKAPWEPEEEIIWVSKTEMKEDMEALQKLGEELVELKPSVLEKFPLSEDLAEAIKDAQRFKNEAKRRQLQYIGKVMRNEDPEPIQAALDKVRNKHSQATAELHKLEQLRDRIVEDGDTAISEVVEAHPEADRQRLRQLARQANKEKKAGKPAKAYREIFQVLKELKQDEL
- the hpf gene encoding ribosome hibernation promoting factor, which produces MQINIQGHHVDLTDSMQDYVHTKFEKLERFFEHINNVQVVLKVEKINQIAEATLHVNQGDIHATATDENMYAAIDSLVDKLVRQLNKHKEKLSSH
- the thiQ gene encoding thiamine ABC transporter ATP-binding protein, producing the protein MLVMQEVDYHYHQELFHFDFMAEQGDVVALMGPSGAGKSTLLALIAGFIEPSSGAISVSGQSLVGLDAYQRPLAMLFQEHNLFAHLTVRENIGLGLHPGLKLTKAQQQQVQQAAEQVGVEQYLDRLPEHLSGGQRQRVALARCFVQPHPIWLLDEPFSALDPLLREEMLALVKQLAAERNVTVIMVTHHLGDARSIANKFAFVAKGQVLVAEAIDALTAQHPQPELASFVRAGE
- the mgtE gene encoding magnesium transporter → MAEQFEFDQAHQTLQEVSEALENGRFVHVRRQLQDMEPEDIAHLLEASPRKSRDVLWQLTDPEDYGEILDELNEDVKDALVSKMAPEMLAEATEGMETDDVAYVLRSLPDDVSREVLSQMDSADRALVETALSYPEDSAGALMNTDVITIRGDVDVDVVLRYLRIRGELPDATDTLYVIDEDERLIGNLSLTTLITTQPETLVSEVMDDADEAIAVETSASDIASLFERRNWVSAPVVDENQHLVGRITIDDVVDVIREDAEHSMMSMAGMDDDEDTFAPVVKSARRRSVWLGANVLAALAAASVSNMFEATLDQMAAIAVLMTIVPSMGGVAGNQTVALVIRGLALGHIGDSNKRELLLKEAAIGFLNGVLWACIIGGIVVAWKGNWILGGIISAAMLTNLIVAGIAGVTIPVMLKKMNIDPALAGGMALTTVTDVIGLSVFLGLATILI
- the ptsN gene encoding PTS IIA-like nitrogen regulatory protein PtsN produces the protein MQLSEVLSLDCTKSAVQCTSKKRALEIISQIAAESCGQDSTELFECMLSREKMGSTGIGNGIAIPHARMNVSDKAIAVLLQCQDPIEFDAIDNRPVDLLFALLVPSEQCKEHLKTLSCMAERLNDKQTLKQLRNAQSDQELYDIMIQVPTCEQ
- the pmbA gene encoding metalloprotease PmbA, producing the protein MDVKQQVAQQRVELEAAVAKALDMASVSADAAEVAITKSTGLSVSTRMCEVENVEFNSDGALGITVYRGQQKGSASTSDLSEKAIAQTVAAALDIAQYTSEDPYAGPAPKEFMVKEIPDLDLFHPDEPNPDYAAEIAIAAEKQALAYSDKIKQSDGASYDSHYGVKVYGNSHGLLASYASSRHSTSCCVIGQGINGEMERDYSYTVARHRDELWTPERVGQEAAEKTISRLDAKKLPTGQYPIMFAADVATGLIGHLVMAISGGNLYRKASFLLDHLGEKILPEWFNISERPHILRGLASSPFDSEGVYTQDREIITDGVLATYLLTSYAARKMDMTPTGHAGGIHNWFVQSTGQNFEQMLKELGTGLLVTEVMGQGVNTVTGDYSRGAAGFWVKNGEIQYPVSEVTIAGNLKDMFNQIVAVGSDVETRSQIQTGSILLESMKVAGE
- the rapZ gene encoding RNase adapter RapZ, which translates into the protein MRLIVVSGQSGAGKSVALRVLEDLGYYCVDNLPVNLLGNFVESVKEINQNVAVSIDIRNLPKEPHLVTETLAQLEDAANIDVSVLFLDANKQTLLKRYSETRRIHPLSLGDDKLSLEQAINLEKQLLSPLADQADILIDSSNCNLYELSEQVRLKVEGKEKQELIIVFQSFGFKYGLPSDADYVFDVRFLPNPHWEPDLRPLTGLDAPIHSFLEKHQEVIELKQQIQGFVEQWLPMLEKNNRSYLTVAIGCTGGKHRSVYLTQKIGEYFDQLGHQVQIRHASLEKNQQA
- the thiP gene encoding thiamine/thiamine pyrophosphate ABC transporter permease ThiP translates to MLKNTPKVGIWVALTITAFVVSSVGALLSNAPSLDISQVWSDPYYWHVTKFSFYQATLSMLLSVVFAVPVAHALSRRQFPGRSLLLRLFASTLVLPVLVGVFGILAIYGNSGWLAKLLQAIDMDLPFSIYGLNGILLAHVFFNLPYASRLLLQALDTVPVEQHKLCAHLGMSHWDKFKWVEWPRLKQQLPHVCGLVFMLCFTSFATVMALGGGPKSTTIELAIYQAIKFDFDLQAGALLAIWQMLLCGVLAVSIQRLSKPVSVSVGQLSEAKFLVKDTYSSKAWDSFWIIVASLLVLPPLLMVIVGGLNSEAMAVLTSEPFWLALFNSLKVALSASVIALLVGVAILMTSRAWRLQNKSFRADKIELIGTIILVTPGLVVSTGIFLLLRSITDVFSLAFFVVIAVNSLMALPYVIKNLAQPMLHVAQQYQYLCASLGMKGWHRFKLVEWRALRKPMAQAFSISFMLSMGDLSAIALFGSADFRTLPLYLFQLLGSYQMEAAAVVSVSLLMLSVGSFSLIEFLFTRTSNQRGA
- a CDS encoding RNA polymerase factor sigma-54, whose translation is MKPSLQLKLGQQLAMTPQLQQAIRLLQLSTLDLQQEIQEALESNPLLDVEEGNDDAPTNSEEKPSRDEKETAEATAEPDLPDSSDLIEKSEIGNDLEIDTTWEDVYSANTGNTGIAIDDDMPVYQGETTQSLQDYLLWQLDLTPFSETDRTIALALIDAIDDYGYLTVSSEEILESFDNEEIELDEIEAVRKRIQQFDPLGVGSLNLQDCLLLQLATFPEDTPWLTEAKLVLTSHIDQLGNRDYKLIIKETKLKEAELREVLQLIQQLDPRPGSKITPDETEYVVPDVSVFKDLGKWLVTINPDSVPKLKVNQQYADLGSKGNSADNQYIRSNLQEAKWLIKSLESRNETLLKVARCIVEHQHDFFEHGEEAMKPMVLNDVALAVDMHESTISRVTTQKFMHTPRGIFELKYFFSSHVSTDNGGECSSTAIRALIKKLVAAENTAKPLSDSKIAALLADQGIQVARRTIAKYRESLGIAPSSQRKRLL
- a CDS encoding HPr family phosphocarrier protein, which translates into the protein MELTRTVLIQNRLGLHARAAVKLVELAQSFNATLTIHSEDEKSATADSVMGLLMLESAQGQHIRIQAEGDDAQQALDAVCHLIEDKFDEGE